ATTACTTAATAATCGTACGAGTTTTGTAGTCGCTCACCGTCTCTCTACGATTCGTGATGCAGATAATATACTAGTAATGAATCACGGATCCATTGTCGAGACTGGAGATCATAACTCATTAATGAAACAAAATGGATTTTATGCTGATTTATACAATAGTCAATTTACTATTCCAGTTGAATAGTTATGAAAATAGAAGAAGAGGCTGAGCCCAATTTAAATTTGGCCCAGCCTCTTCTTCTATTCTTTTGTAAATAAACGTATTTTATAAGTCACATTCACACTCTTTTTTGTTTCCTCATTAATCCATCAACTATACTCCAAAAAATCTGATAAGTGCTAAGGAAATCGCACCAACTACAACCACAACCAAAAGACTCTTAGTTAAAATTGCACTTAAAACCGTTGGAACTGAAGCTACCAAGTTTTCAAAGTTTAAACTTGGTAGATGACCTAAATGTTGAACAAATAAACTCTCAAACCACAGTGCAGACATGATCGTAATTGGAACAAAACTTAAAAAGTTAATTATTTTTTCATTCAAACGATACTTTTTCAGAATCACAAGAGGAAAGATTTTAGACAACCAAACCACAAATCCAGAGCATATAATAATTTTTAATACATAATCAAAAGAATACATTTTTCATTATCACTCCAAATAAACAACCCAAGATTGTTACCAATAAAACCAGTATGTTTGCAGAAACAAAAATTAATCCAAAATACATTATAAATAGTGTGAACATAATAACCAGTACTTGTAATCCAATTTTGATTTCTTTTTCACTGATAATTTGTAGATACAATAGCCCAATGAACATTGCAATTAAGGCAAAGTCTAAGCCAAATTTCTGTGGTGTCTCTACGTAATTACCTACCAAGGCCCCAGTAAATGAAGCAATTGCCCACGTGAAATATGCTATCAAGTTACTGATATTAAGCCATTCGAAATTTAGTCTCTTCTTTGTATAATTAATTTTATTCATGCTTAACACGTATGTTTCATCTGTTAATAACGAGCCTAACAATATATTTTTAAAAACTGATTCTTGTTCTAAATAAGGTGCAACTGACATACTGATTAGAATCATTCTTGCATTAACTAAGAATGTTGCCAAAAGAATTGGCAGTAACTCACTATGGTTGATAATCATACCAATAATCACAAATTGGACAGATCCTCCGTACGTAATCATTGACATCAATACTACTTCTAACACGTTTAGCCCAGCAGCGCGTCCAACAATTCCAACAGTGATCCCAATTCCAATATAACCAAGGACGGTAGGCAATGTTTCAATAATTGCCCGTTTTCTTGTTAACTGATTATTCAACTTTACCGCCTTTCATTCTCTCTCATAACTATTACTCAATATTGTCTAATGCTTGTTGGAGGTCCGCAATCAAGTCTTCAGCATTTTCAATTCCAACTGAAATTCTGATTAAATCTGGTGTAATTCCAGCCTTTTCCAGCTCTTCTTCGTTCAACTGTGCATGTGTTGTTGACGCTGGATGAATAATTAATGATTTAGCATCTCCGACATTAGCCAATAATGAAAAAATTTCAAGCTTTTCAATCAATTCTTTTCCTGCTTTTTCTCCGCCAGTTAGTCCTAATGTAAAGATAGAACCCACTCCATTTGGAAAATCTCTTTTTGCTAATTCATTATATTTATTATCTGTTAATTCAGGATATTTAATCCATGATACCTTTGGATGTTTTTGTAAGAATGCAATAATTTTTCTAGTATTTTCAACATGTCGCTCTAATCTAAGTGATAACGTTTCTAGTCCTTGAAGTAACAAGAAAGAATTAAATGGACTTATAGCTGCCCCAGTATCACGCAAGCCTTCAGCACGGACCTTTGTGGTAAATGCGCCACCCGCTAAATCAGCAAAAACTAGCCCGTTATATTGTG
Above is a window of Liquorilactobacillus hordei DSM 19519 DNA encoding:
- a CDS encoding AzlD domain-containing protein is translated as MYSFDYVLKIIICSGFVVWLSKIFPLVILKKYRLNEKIINFLSFVPITIMSALWFESLFVQHLGHLPSLNFENLVASVPTVLSAILTKSLLVVVVVGAISLALIRFFGV
- a CDS encoding AzlC family ABC transporter permease, with the translated sequence MNNQLTRKRAIIETLPTVLGYIGIGITVGIVGRAAGLNVLEVVLMSMITYGGSVQFVIIGMIINHSELLPILLATFLVNARMILISMSVAPYLEQESVFKNILLGSLLTDETYVLSMNKINYTKKRLNFEWLNISNLIAYFTWAIASFTGALVGNYVETPQKFGLDFALIAMFIGLLYLQIISEKEIKIGLQVLVIMFTLFIMYFGLIFVSANILVLLVTILGCLFGVIMKNVFF